From the genome of Proteus vulgaris, one region includes:
- the gltS gene encoding sodium/glutamate symporter — protein sequence MYHLDVYGTLVAATLVLLIGRKLVKSVPFLERYTIPEPVAGGLLVAVLLLVFKSFMDWEVSFDLSLKDPLMLAFFATIGLNANLASLKAGGKALFIFIFVVVGLLLVQNTVGIALAKMLGLDPLMGLLAGSITLSGGHGTGAAWGKTFVESYGFMSASEVAMACATFGLVLGGLIGGPVARYLIKNIPTPGLGADDHEMPTAFEKPTTGRMITSMVLLETIAMISICLMAGTFLSQLLEGTAFSLPTFVCVLFIGVILSNSLSMLGFYRVFDRAVSVLGNVSLSLFLAMALMSLKLWELASLAIPMLVILGVQAGVMALYAIFVTFRVMGKNYDAAILAAGHCGFGLGATPTAIANMQAVTDRFGPSHLAFLVVPMVGAFFIDIVNAIVIKLYLLLPFFTPIAG from the coding sequence ATGTATCATCTTGATGTTTATGGCACGCTGGTTGCGGCCACTTTGGTTCTCTTGATCGGACGTAAGTTAGTGAAATCTGTTCCTTTTTTAGAACGGTATACGATCCCAGAACCTGTTGCAGGTGGGCTACTTGTTGCAGTTCTTTTATTAGTATTTAAATCTTTTATGGATTGGGAAGTGAGTTTTGATCTCTCACTTAAAGATCCATTAATGCTAGCCTTCTTTGCAACAATCGGTTTAAACGCGAACCTCGCGAGCTTAAAAGCGGGAGGAAAAGCACTTTTTATTTTCATCTTTGTTGTTGTTGGGTTGTTGCTAGTGCAAAACACAGTCGGTATTGCATTGGCGAAAATGTTAGGCCTTGATCCTTTGATGGGATTACTTGCAGGCTCGATTACATTATCGGGTGGTCATGGTACAGGGGCTGCTTGGGGTAAAACGTTCGTTGAAAGTTATGGCTTCATGAGTGCGTCTGAAGTCGCAATGGCGTGTGCAACCTTTGGTTTGGTTTTAGGTGGATTGATTGGTGGCCCAGTTGCACGTTACTTAATCAAGAATATTCCAACACCAGGACTTGGCGCTGATGATCATGAAATGCCAACGGCGTTTGAGAAACCCACTACAGGTAGAATGATTACTTCAATGGTATTGTTAGAAACTATTGCGATGATCTCTATCTGTTTAATGGCGGGTACATTCCTTTCTCAATTATTAGAAGGCACGGCATTCTCACTACCAACCTTTGTGTGCGTTCTATTTATTGGTGTTATTTTAAGTAATAGCCTTTCAATGCTTGGGTTCTACCGTGTTTTTGATAGAGCTGTGTCAGTTTTAGGTAACGTGAGTTTATCGTTATTTTTAGCGATGGCATTAATGAGTCTAAAATTATGGGAACTGGCTTCACTGGCGATCCCAATGCTGGTTATTCTTGGTGTTCAGGCGGGTGTTATGGCGTTGTACGCTATTTTTGTGACATTCCGTGTGATGGGTAAAAACTACGATGCGGCGATTTTAGCGGCAGGTCACTGTGGTTTTGGTTTAGGGGCAACACCAACAGCGATTGCTAATATGCAAGCCGTTACAGATCGTTTTGGACCGTCTCATCTTGCGTTCTTAGTCGTACCAATGGTAGGGGCATTCTTTATTGATATTGTGAATGCGATAGTGATCAAACTGTATCTACTGCTACCATTCTTTACACCGATAGCGGGATAG
- a CDS encoding uracil-xanthine permease family protein codes for MVTSENQKLPKDSDVSVKKNSELLFALEEKPPLAQTLFAACQHLLAMFVAVITPAILICQALGLPAHDTQRIISMSLFASGIASLIQIRAWGPIGSGLLSIQGTSFNFVAPLIMGGLALKNGGADIPTMMAALFGTLMVASLTEIVLSRVLHLARRIITPLVSGVVVMIIGLSLIQVGLTSIGGGYAAIENNTFGSPQNLLLAGSVLIVIILLNRQKNPYLRVASLVIAMAVGYILAWALDMLPTPVEHQETPMMTIPEPFYYGLSFDWHLLIPLMLVFMITSLETIGDITATSDVSEQPVSGPVYMKRIKGGVLANGINSMVSAFFNTFPNSCFGQNNGVIQLTGVASRYVGYVVAAMLVVLGLFPFVAEFVQQIPEPVLGGATLVMFGTIAASGVRIVSKEALNRRAIMILAISLAVGLGVSQQPQILQFAPDWLKTLLSSGIAAGGLTAIILNLIFPPEK; via the coding sequence ATGGTTACTTCAGAAAATCAAAAATTGCCTAAAGATAGTGATGTTTCAGTTAAAAAAAATAGCGAGCTTCTTTTTGCTTTAGAAGAAAAACCGCCATTAGCTCAAACGCTTTTTGCCGCTTGCCAACATCTTTTAGCCATGTTTGTCGCAGTTATCACACCTGCGATCCTCATTTGCCAAGCCTTAGGATTACCTGCACACGATACCCAACGCATTATCAGCATGTCTTTATTTGCATCAGGAATTGCCTCTTTAATACAAATTCGTGCATGGGGACCAATTGGTTCAGGATTATTATCGATTCAAGGAACTAGCTTTAACTTTGTTGCTCCTTTAATTATGGGAGGATTAGCACTGAAAAATGGGGGGGCTGATATCCCAACAATGATGGCAGCCCTTTTTGGAACATTAATGGTCGCCTCATTAACAGAAATCGTTCTTTCACGCGTACTTCATTTGGCAAGACGTATCATAACGCCTTTAGTATCTGGTGTGGTCGTGATGATTATTGGTCTCTCATTAATTCAAGTGGGATTAACCTCTATTGGTGGCGGCTATGCTGCTATTGAAAATAATACTTTTGGTTCGCCACAGAACTTATTATTAGCAGGCTCGGTCCTCATTGTTATTATTTTACTGAATCGACAAAAAAATCCTTATTTGCGTGTTGCCTCTTTAGTCATAGCTATGGCTGTGGGTTATATTCTTGCTTGGGCTCTGGATATGTTGCCAACACCAGTAGAGCATCAAGAAACGCCAATGATGACGATCCCTGAACCGTTTTATTATGGGCTATCATTTGATTGGCATCTGCTTATTCCCTTAATGCTCGTGTTTATGATCACCTCACTGGAAACCATTGGCGATATCACAGCCACGTCCGATGTCTCTGAACAACCGGTTAGTGGCCCTGTTTATATGAAACGTATTAAAGGGGGGGTCTTAGCTAATGGGATTAACTCCATGGTATCAGCATTTTTCAATACCTTTCCAAACTCCTGTTTTGGTCAAAATAACGGTGTTATTCAATTAACGGGTGTTGCCAGTCGTTATGTGGGTTATGTTGTGGCGGCCATGTTGGTTGTTTTGGGTTTATTTCCTTTCGTTGCAGAATTTGTACAACAAATTCCTGAGCCTGTATTAGGTGGTGCTACGCTTGTTATGTTCGGCACCATAGCGGCATCAGGTGTACGTATTGTTTCTAAAGAAGCGCTAAATCGCCGAGCAATTATGATCCTGGCGATTTCACTAGCCGTAGGATTAGGGGTTTCCCAACAGCCTCAAATATTGCAGTTTGCTCCTGATTGGCTAAAAACATTGCTATCATCAGGTATTGCTGCTGGTGGATTAACTGCAATTATTTTAAATCTAATTTTCCCTCCAGAAAAATAA
- a CDS encoding AsmA family protein → MRWLMKSMVSLILIVILFIIIIYAFIQTQWGAQKTSEWLTQYTDYDIRFSGIEHDLMQPEQVIVHDLSVNPKQDKTTVFAKSAQIRFNWQFFTAPSHLQKITLENGNIEFTNKAPSIPLSADILQFKNMILNSTNTDFTFEANKVTGGITPWAPTSEDFIGAGHFQFSIANGAINNNEFSNFIISGQYQPNNIQIEKLGTRLLNGSLSLSGQYQDNQWKFDEVYMNGLRWQSSQTFSDLIQSISKYPHISIRALNIIDFTAEGKQWAVSGFDGQFSQFDWDKNLTFTMGELNANDVVFQDEHFTDLIAKLNQQNNQLNLDNLSLRYEKGLIKLAGDWNKDSKTISIHEATLSGLLYTLPENWLTFLAKPIDNSSDIQNITIEQLSINQSILIDITPEFPFQFTGLTGKLQNLIIAKEGEWGLWQGSAILNADSGTLNRIELRRPDLHLVTQQDNAIVEQYSAFIGDGIVRGSAGLVQSNQQRQFSLIANGLNVPLSTPYTLGLKTTYSDEIGQFTLKLKGNLRASPVISTLNGTLTGSKGEQQILNSEIQNGEIINHL, encoded by the coding sequence ATGCGCTGGCTGATGAAAAGTATGGTATCTCTGATACTTATCGTTATTTTATTTATTATTATAATTTACGCTTTTATTCAGACTCAGTGGGGAGCGCAAAAGACAAGTGAATGGCTAACACAATATACTGATTACGATATTCGCTTCTCAGGTATTGAACATGACCTCATGCAGCCCGAACAAGTTATTGTTCATGATCTCTCTGTTAACCCTAAACAAGACAAAACAACTGTCTTCGCAAAATCAGCACAAATTCGATTTAATTGGCAATTTTTTACTGCTCCTTCTCACCTGCAAAAGATTACATTAGAAAATGGCAATATTGAATTTACCAATAAGGCTCCATCAATACCGTTAAGCGCTGATATTCTGCAATTTAAAAATATGATTTTAAACAGTACCAATACGGATTTTACTTTCGAAGCAAACAAAGTGACGGGGGGAATTACACCTTGGGCACCTACATCGGAAGATTTTATTGGAGCTGGCCATTTTCAATTTTCCATTGCTAATGGCGCAATAAATAATAATGAATTCAGTAACTTCATTATTTCTGGTCAATATCAACCAAATAATATTCAAATAGAAAAACTAGGAACGCGTTTACTTAATGGCTCACTCTCATTAAGTGGTCAATATCAAGATAATCAATGGAAGTTTGATGAAGTTTATATGAATGGCCTACGTTGGCAATCCTCTCAAACCTTCAGTGATTTAATACAATCAATCTCTAAATACCCACACATTAGCATAAGAGCGCTTAATATTATTGATTTTACGGCTGAAGGAAAACAGTGGGCAGTAAGTGGTTTTGATGGTCAATTTTCTCAATTTGATTGGGATAAAAACCTCACATTCACAATGGGTGAACTCAACGCAAATGACGTTGTTTTTCAAGATGAACATTTCACTGATCTTATCGCAAAACTGAATCAGCAAAACAATCAGCTCAATCTAGATAACCTCAGCCTACGCTATGAGAAAGGCTTAATTAAACTTGCAGGTGATTGGAATAAAGACTCGAAAACTATCTCTATTCATGAAGCGACACTTTCAGGCCTTTTATACACACTCCCTGAAAATTGGCTCACTTTTTTAGCTAAACCTATTGATAACAGCAGTGATATTCAAAATATTACTATCGAACAGTTATCCATAAACCAATCAATTTTAATTGATATTACACCAGAGTTTCCTTTCCAATTCACAGGGTTAACAGGAAAACTGCAAAATTTAATTATTGCAAAAGAAGGTGAATGGGGATTATGGCAGGGTTCAGCTATATTAAATGCAGATAGTGGGACATTAAATAGAATTGAATTACGTCGACCAGATCTACACCTTGTCACTCAACAAGATAATGCAATTGTTGAGCAATATTCGGCCTTTATTGGTGATGGTATTGTGCGAGGCTCAGCAGGTTTAGTGCAATCTAACCAACAACGTCAGTTCTCACTCATTGCTAATGGGCTCAATGTGCCTTTATCAACGCCTTATACATTAGGTTTAAAAACAACCTACTCTGATGAAATAGGCCAATTCACACTAAAATTGAAAGGTAATTTACGTGCGAGCCCAGTGATATCAACACTCAATGGTACGTTGACTGGAAGTAAAGGTGAGCAACAAATACTCAATTCAGAAATACAAAATGGTGAAATAATTAATCATCTATAA
- the rluF gene encoding 23S rRNA pseudouridine(2604) synthase RluF codes for MDTNLSTRLNKYISESGICSRREADRYIEQGLVLINGKRAGIGDQVFAGDEVKVNGRLIEAQDNSELVLIALNKPVGIVSTTDDGEKDNIVDYVNHSTRIFPIGRLDKDSQGLIFLTNHGDLVNKILRAGNDHEKEYLVTVNKPITDEFIHGMSAGVPIMGQKTKKCKVKKEAPMVFRITLVQGLNRQIRRMCEYFGYEVTKLERIRIMNVSLSGLPVGEWRDLTDDELITLFEAIEKSTSEAPPKAKQSKPKKQISSNAKTLGIHIPQTKTKETENNSRKRFVQPGRKKKKR; via the coding sequence ATGGACACCAATTTATCTACTCGTCTTAATAAATATATCAGTGAAAGCGGGATCTGCTCACGTCGTGAGGCTGACCGTTATATTGAGCAAGGACTTGTCCTTATTAATGGCAAACGCGCTGGTATCGGCGATCAAGTATTTGCTGGCGATGAAGTCAAAGTTAATGGTCGATTGATTGAAGCACAAGATAATTCTGAGCTGGTGCTGATTGCGCTGAATAAACCTGTGGGTATTGTCAGTACCACAGATGATGGCGAAAAAGATAATATTGTTGATTATGTTAACCACAGTACCCGTATTTTTCCAATTGGCCGTTTAGATAAAGATTCACAGGGATTGATTTTCCTGACTAACCACGGTGATTTAGTCAATAAAATCTTACGTGCAGGTAACGATCACGAAAAAGAGTACCTTGTGACAGTGAATAAACCGATCACCGATGAGTTTATTCATGGAATGAGTGCAGGCGTTCCTATCATGGGACAAAAAACCAAGAAATGTAAGGTGAAGAAAGAAGCACCAATGGTGTTTCGTATTACCTTAGTTCAAGGGCTAAATCGCCAAATTCGCCGTATGTGTGAATATTTTGGTTATGAGGTCACTAAGCTTGAGCGTATTCGTATTATGAATGTGAGCTTATCGGGATTGCCTGTTGGTGAATGGCGTGACCTGACCGATGATGAACTGATTACCTTATTTGAAGCGATTGAAAAATCAACGTCTGAAGCACCACCAAAAGCAAAACAAAGTAAACCTAAAAAACAAATCAGTAGTAATGCAAAAACCTTGGGTATTCATATTCCTCAAACAAAAACCAAAGAAACGGAAAATAACTCTCGTAAGCGCTTTGTTCAACCGGGTCGAAAAAAGAAAAAACGCTAA
- the fabY gene encoding fatty acid biosynthesis protein FabY has translation MYHLRTPKTEAEFEAYYAFRWEMLRKPLHQPEGSEKDGYDTFAHHQMVVDETGQPVAIGRLYINADNEGAIRFMAVHTDAQGKGLGTLVAMALESLARQEGIKRIVCSAREESVSFFEKLGYENCGLVTGPQTTPIKHFFMKKSIESLDDILHRPDWCAELQKQWHQHIPLSEKMGLRITQYTGTRFYTTIPEAGNQNPHHTIFAGSQFSLATLTGWGLIWLLMQEHKLQGDIVLVDAHIRYRKPVSGRPAAVADMENLSGDLGRLAKGSKARIKLDVDICGDEGVGAVFSGTYIVLPAQNKQC, from the coding sequence ATGTACCATTTACGAACCCCAAAAACAGAGGCCGAATTTGAGGCTTATTATGCTTTTCGTTGGGAAATGCTTCGTAAACCTCTACATCAACCTGAAGGCTCTGAAAAAGACGGGTATGATACCTTTGCTCATCACCAAATGGTTGTTGATGAAACAGGGCAACCCGTTGCAATTGGGCGACTTTATATTAATGCGGATAACGAAGGGGCTATCCGCTTTATGGCGGTACACACTGATGCGCAAGGTAAAGGCTTAGGTACTCTTGTTGCCATGGCGCTAGAGTCATTAGCTCGCCAAGAAGGTATAAAACGGATCGTGTGCAGTGCAAGAGAAGAGTCTGTAAGCTTCTTTGAAAAATTGGGTTATGAAAATTGTGGCCTAGTTACAGGTCCGCAAACAACACCCATAAAGCATTTCTTTATGAAAAAAAGTATTGAGTCCTTAGATGATATTCTTCATCGGCCTGATTGGTGTGCTGAATTACAAAAACAGTGGCATCAACATATCCCATTAAGTGAAAAAATGGGATTACGCATCACTCAATATACGGGAACTCGTTTTTATACCACTATCCCAGAAGCGGGAAATCAAAATCCCCATCACACCATTTTTGCTGGTAGCCAATTTTCACTTGCCACCTTAACAGGTTGGGGATTGATTTGGTTATTAATGCAAGAGCATAAATTACAAGGTGATATTGTGCTGGTGGATGCCCATATTCGTTATCGTAAACCTGTTTCTGGGCGTCCTGCTGCCGTTGCTGATATGGAAAATTTAAGTGGTGATTTAGGACGATTAGCAAAGGGGAGTAAGGCACGTATTAAGTTAGATGTCGATATTTGCGGTGATGAAGGAGTTGGTGCTGTTTTTAGTGGTACTTATATTGTTTTACCTGCACAAAACAAGCAATGTTAG
- the dtd gene encoding D-aminoacyl-tRNA deacylase: MIALIQRVTQANVDIAGETVGAINQGLLVLLGVEKDDNEQKAKRLCEKVCGYRIFSDENDKMNLNVQQAGGSLLVVSQFTLAAETQKGMRPGFSNGAPPELAKNLYHYFIEQCQLQGLETQTGQFAADMQITLTNDGPVTFWLQV, from the coding sequence ATGATCGCGTTAATTCAACGAGTGACACAGGCAAACGTGGATATTGCCGGTGAAACAGTGGGCGCTATTAATCAAGGCTTATTGGTTTTATTAGGTGTAGAGAAAGACGACAACGAACAGAAAGCCAAAAGATTATGTGAAAAAGTGTGCGGTTATCGCATCTTTAGTGATGAAAACGACAAAATGAACCTAAATGTGCAACAAGCTGGTGGCAGTTTATTAGTTGTCTCTCAATTCACTCTTGCCGCAGAAACACAAAAAGGAATGCGCCCAGGATTTTCAAACGGCGCGCCGCCAGAATTAGCGAAAAATCTCTATCACTACTTTATTGAACAGTGCCAGCTACAAGGCTTAGAAACGCAAACAGGCCAATTTGCCGCAGATATGCAAATCACACTGACTAATGATGGCCCTGTTACCTTCTGGTTGCAGGTATAA
- the yihX gene encoding glucose-1-phosphatase — translation MLYIFDMGNVIIDIDFNRVFAVWSKLSGVPLANIKKNFTTGEIFKLHERGNITDIEFAEEISSELGMNLSFEQFAEGWQAIFIAVRPEVIDIMNKLREQGHRVVVLSNTNRLHQDYWPEHYPEIAASADFLYLSQDIGMRKPDPEIYKYVLQSEDIEAQDAVFFDDVKANVDAAIAVGIKGVHVIDKQTIIDYFKDYDFSLPVEE, via the coding sequence ATGCTTTATATCTTTGATATGGGTAATGTGATTATTGATATCGATTTTAACCGGGTATTCGCAGTATGGAGTAAACTCAGTGGTGTTCCATTAGCGAACATAAAAAAGAACTTCACCACAGGAGAGATCTTTAAATTACACGAACGCGGCAATATTACAGACATCGAATTTGCAGAAGAAATCAGTTCAGAATTAGGCATGAATTTAAGCTTTGAACAGTTTGCTGAAGGATGGCAGGCTATTTTTATCGCAGTTCGCCCCGAAGTCATTGATATAATGAATAAATTAAGAGAGCAAGGACATCGGGTTGTGGTATTATCAAATACTAATCGCTTACACCAAGATTATTGGCCAGAACACTATCCTGAAATTGCAGCTTCCGCAGATTTTCTCTATCTATCTCAAGATATTGGAATGAGAAAGCCTGATCCTGAAATCTATAAATATGTTTTACAGTCTGAAGATATTGAAGCACAAGATGCCGTTTTCTTTGATGATGTAAAAGCCAACGTTGATGCTGCCATTGCTGTGGGAATAAAAGGTGTGCATGTCATTGATAAACAAACCATCATTGACTATTTTAAAGATTATGATTTTTCTCTCCCGGTAGAAGAATAA
- the typA gene encoding ribosome-dependent GTPase TypA, producing the protein MPEANFVIENLRNIAIIAHVDHGKTTIVDKLLQQSGTFGERETVAERVMDSNDLERERGITILAKNTAIKWNDYRINIVDTPGHADFGGEVERVMSMVDSVLLLVDAMDGPMPQTRFVTQKAFANNLKPIVVINKVDRPGARPDWVVDQVFDLFVNLGATDEQLDFPIIYASALNGIAGTDYNDMAEDMTPLYEAIVKYVEPPKVDLEGTFQMQISQLDYNNYMGVIGIGRIKRGKVKPNQQVTIIDSEGNTRNGKVGKVLGHLGLERIEVDVAEAGDIIAITGLGELNISDTICEVGAVEALPALAVDEPTVSMYFCVNTSPFCGREGKFVTSRQILDRLKKELVHNVALRVEETEDPDAFRVSGRGELHLSVLIENMRREGYELGVSRPKVIFRDIDGRKQEPFEQVTIDIEEQHQGDVMQAMGERKGEMRDMQPDGKGRVRLDYIIPSRGLIGFRTEFMTMTSGTGLLYATFSHYDDVRPGEIGRRNNGVMISNGQGKAVAYALYSLQDRGKLFVTHGAEVYEGQVIGIHTRSNDLTVNCLTGKKLTNMRASGTDEATTLTPHLKQTLEQALEFIDDDELVEVTPQSIRLRKRYLSENDRRRAYRSKD; encoded by the coding sequence ATGCCTGAGGCAAATTTTGTGATCGAAAACTTGCGTAATATCGCCATCATCGCCCACGTTGACCATGGTAAAACAACTATCGTCGATAAATTACTACAGCAATCTGGTACGTTCGGTGAACGTGAAACCGTTGCTGAGCGCGTGATGGACTCAAATGATCTCGAAAGAGAGCGCGGAATTACTATTCTTGCGAAAAATACAGCGATTAAATGGAATGACTATCGTATCAATATCGTAGATACCCCAGGACACGCCGACTTCGGTGGTGAGGTAGAACGCGTTATGTCTATGGTAGACAGCGTTCTATTGCTGGTTGACGCGATGGATGGCCCAATGCCACAAACTCGTTTTGTGACACAAAAAGCATTTGCTAACAACTTAAAACCTATTGTTGTTATCAATAAAGTTGACCGCCCTGGTGCGCGTCCAGACTGGGTTGTTGATCAGGTATTTGACCTGTTCGTAAACTTAGGTGCAACTGACGAACAACTTGATTTCCCAATTATCTATGCATCTGCATTAAATGGTATTGCGGGAACAGATTACAATGACATGGCTGAAGATATGACTCCGTTATATGAAGCTATTGTCAAATATGTAGAGCCACCAAAAGTGGATCTGGAAGGCACATTCCAGATGCAAATTTCTCAGTTGGACTACAACAACTACATGGGTGTTATCGGTATCGGTCGTATTAAGCGTGGTAAGGTTAAACCTAACCAACAAGTGACTATCATCGATAGCGAAGGTAATACCCGTAACGGTAAAGTCGGTAAAGTTTTAGGCCATTTAGGCTTAGAGCGTATCGAAGTTGATGTTGCTGAAGCTGGCGATATCATCGCAATCACTGGTTTAGGTGAACTGAATATCTCTGATACGATTTGTGAAGTTGGTGCTGTTGAAGCGCTACCTGCATTAGCCGTTGATGAACCAACTGTTAGCATGTATTTCTGTGTTAATACTTCACCATTCTGTGGTCGTGAAGGTAAATTCGTGACTTCTCGTCAGATTTTAGATCGTCTGAAAAAAGAGTTAGTCCATAACGTTGCATTACGTGTAGAAGAAACTGAAGATCCAGATGCATTCCGTGTATCAGGTCGTGGTGAGCTTCACCTGTCAGTTCTGATTGAAAATATGCGTCGTGAAGGTTACGAATTAGGTGTATCTCGTCCTAAAGTTATCTTCCGTGACATTGACGGCCGTAAACAAGAGCCTTTCGAACAAGTTACTATCGACATTGAAGAACAGCACCAAGGTGATGTGATGCAAGCGATGGGTGAGCGTAAAGGCGAAATGCGCGATATGCAACCAGATGGTAAAGGACGTGTACGTTTAGACTACATTATCCCTAGCCGTGGTCTGATTGGTTTCCGTACTGAATTTATGACCATGACATCAGGTACTGGTTTACTGTATGCAACATTCAGTCATTATGATGATGTTCGCCCAGGTGAAATCGGTCGCCGTAATAACGGTGTTATGATCTCTAATGGCCAAGGTAAAGCTGTTGCTTACGCACTGTATAGCTTACAAGACCGCGGTAAATTATTTGTTACTCATGGTGCAGAAGTTTATGAAGGCCAAGTAATTGGTATTCATACTCGCTCTAATGACTTAACAGTAAACTGTTTAACAGGTAAAAAGCTAACTAACATGCGTGCTTCTGGTACCGATGAGGCGACAACGCTGACTCCACACCTGAAACAAACATTAGAACAAGCATTAGAATTTATTGATGACGATGAGTTAGTTGAAGTAACTCCGCAGTCTATCCGTCTGCGTAAGCGTTATCTGTCAGAAAATGATCGTCGTCGTGCTTACCGTAGCAAAGACTAA
- the glnA gene encoding glutamate--ammonia ligase, which translates to MSLEHVLSMIEEHKVRYIDLRFTDTRGKEQHLTIPAHQVNDDFFEEGKMFDGSSIGGWKGINESDMVLMPDATTAMLDPFFQDPTLIIRCDVLEPGTMKGYDRDPRSISKRAEDYLKSSGIADTVLFGPEPEFFLFDDIRFKNDISGASYAINDIEAAWNTNTKYEDGNKGHRPMVKGGYFPLPPVDSSQDIRSTMCNIMEEMGLVVEAHHHEVATAGQNEVATRFNTMTKKADETQIYKYVVQNVAHVFGKTATFMPKPLVGDNGSGMHCHMSLSKNGVNLFAGDKYGGLSEMALYYIGGIIKHARALNAFTNPTTNSYKRLVPGFEAPVMLAYSARNRSASIRIPVVASMKARRIEVRFPDPLANPYLAFAAQLMAGLDGIINKIHPGDAMDKNLYDLPPEEAKEIPTVAGSLEEALNTLNADREFLTRGGVFTDDAIDAYLELLRADVQRVRMAPHPLEFEMYYSA; encoded by the coding sequence ATGTCCCTTGAACATGTGTTATCCATGATTGAAGAACATAAAGTTAGATATATTGACTTACGTTTCACTGATACCCGCGGTAAAGAACAACATCTTACTATTCCGGCTCATCAGGTTAACGATGATTTCTTTGAAGAAGGAAAAATGTTCGATGGTTCCTCTATTGGTGGCTGGAAAGGCATTAACGAATCAGACATGGTACTGATGCCAGATGCAACAACCGCAATGCTCGACCCATTCTTTCAAGATCCAACCCTGATTATTCGTTGTGATGTGCTAGAACCGGGCACAATGAAAGGTTATGACCGCGATCCACGCTCTATTTCAAAGCGTGCTGAAGATTATTTAAAATCAAGTGGTATTGCAGACACCGTATTATTTGGGCCAGAACCTGAATTCTTCCTGTTTGATGATATTCGTTTTAAAAACGATATTTCAGGTGCTTCTTACGCTATCAACGATATTGAAGCAGCTTGGAACACCAACACAAAATATGAAGACGGTAACAAAGGGCACCGCCCTATGGTTAAAGGCGGTTATTTCCCACTGCCACCTGTTGATTCATCACAAGATATTCGTTCTACCATGTGTAACATTATGGAAGAAATGGGCTTAGTGGTTGAAGCACACCATCATGAAGTGGCAACAGCAGGTCAAAACGAAGTGGCGACTCGCTTCAATACCATGACCAAAAAAGCAGATGAAACCCAAATTTATAAATACGTGGTACAAAATGTAGCTCACGTATTTGGTAAAACAGCGACCTTTATGCCAAAACCTCTCGTGGGTGATAACGGTTCAGGTATGCACTGCCATATGTCACTGTCTAAAAACGGTGTAAACCTGTTCGCGGGCGATAAATACGGCGGATTATCTGAAATGGCGCTGTATTACATCGGCGGTATTATCAAACATGCTCGTGCACTCAATGCGTTTACTAACCCAACAACTAACTCTTATAAACGTTTAGTTCCGGGTTTTGAAGCTCCTGTTATGTTGGCTTACTCCGCACGTAACCGCTCGGCATCAATTCGTATTCCAGTGGTTGCCAGCATGAAAGCACGCCGTATTGAAGTACGCTTCCCTGATCCTTTAGCAAACCCTTATCTCGCGTTTGCAGCTCAGTTAATGGCTGGTCTTGATGGAATTATCAATAAAATTCACCCTGGTGATGCTATGGATAAGAATCTCTATGACTTACCACCAGAAGAAGCCAAAGAGATCCCAACTGTCGCAGGTTCACTAGAGGAAGCATTAAATACACTGAATGCCGATCGTGAGTTCTTAACTCGTGGTGGTGTATTTACTGACGATGCTATTGATGCTTATTTAGAATTATTACGTGCAGATGTTCAACGTGTACGTATGGCTCCACATCCTCTTGAATTTGAAATGTATTACAGCGCTTAA